In Rhodobacter xanthinilyticus, a single window of DNA contains:
- a CDS encoding LysR family transcriptional regulator: MDWDKLRIFHAVADAGSLTHAGDALHLSQSAVSRQIRALEEALGTTLFHRHARGLILTEQGELLFEATSTMAKKLDSAAARIRDSEEEVFGELRVTTTVGFGTLWLAPRLVKLYERYPELKIDLLLEERVLDLPMREADVAIRMKEPAQADLIRKRLLNIKMRLYASPQYLERAGRPHRLEDLAKHRLICQNPATPQVSAGAQLVQQILAQEVHSTLTVNNYFGVLQGVLNHIGIGVLPDYLTVDFPALERVLPEIESIEVPVFLAYPEELRQSRRVTAFRDFVQEEISAYRRQQTGDLIGD, translated from the coding sequence ATGGATTGGGACAAGCTGAGAATTTTTCACGCCGTGGCGGATGCCGGCTCGCTGACGCATGCGGGCGATGCGCTGCACCTGTCGCAATCGGCCGTCAGCCGGCAGATCCGGGCGCTCGAGGAGGCGCTTGGCACGACGCTCTTTCACCGCCATGCGCGCGGGCTGATCCTGACCGAACAGGGCGAACTGCTCTTCGAGGCGACCTCGACGATGGCGAAAAAGCTCGACAGCGCCGCGGCGCGGATCCGCGATTCCGAGGAGGAGGTCTTTGGCGAGCTGCGGGTGACGACGACGGTGGGCTTTGGCACGCTGTGGCTCGCGCCGCGGCTGGTGAAGCTCTACGAGCGCTACCCCGAGCTGAAGATCGACCTGCTGCTCGAGGAGCGTGTGCTCGATCTGCCGATGCGCGAGGCCGATGTCGCGATCCGCATGAAGGAGCCCGCGCAGGCGGATCTGATCCGCAAGCGGCTTCTCAACATCAAGATGCGCCTTTACGCCTCGCCCCAATATCTTGAGCGCGCAGGCCGCCCGCACCGGCTCGAAGATCTCGCCAAACATCGGCTGATCTGCCAGAACCCCGCGACCCCGCAGGTCTCCGCCGGCGCCCAGCTCGTGCAGCAGATCCTCGCGCAGGAGGTGCATTCGACGCTGACGGTGAACAACTATTTCGGCGTCTTGCAGGGCGTGTTGAACCATATCGGCATCGGCGTCCTGCCCGATTATCTCACCGTCGATTTCCCCGCGCTCGAACGCGTCCTGCCAGAGATCGAGTCGATCGAGGTGCCGGTGTTCCTCGCCTATCCCGAAGAGCTGCGCCAATCGCGCCGCGTCACCGCCTTCCGCGATTTCGTGCAGGAGGAAATCTCCGCCTACCGGCGCCAGCAAACCGGCGATCTGATCGGCGATTAA
- a CDS encoding glutamate racemase has translation MAVGIFDSGLGGLTVYAAVAQRLPEMAFVYYGDNAHAPYGVRDAEDIFNLTCAGVERLWAEGCDLVILACNTASAAALKRMQESWIPKDKRVLGVFVPMIEALTERKWGDNSPPREVAVKHVALFATPATVASRAFQRELAFRAIGVDVEAQPCGGVVDAIEAGDEILAEALVKSHVEALKRRMPHPEAAILGCTHYPLMQNTFQQALGPNVTVYSQANLVAESLADYLTRRPEFVGPGTVSKFLTTGDPASVSAHATQFLRRPIRFEAA, from the coding sequence ATGGCGGTTGGGATTTTCGATAGCGGGCTGGGCGGGCTGACGGTCTATGCGGCGGTCGCGCAGCGGCTGCCCGAGATGGCCTTCGTCTATTACGGCGACAACGCCCATGCGCCCTACGGCGTGCGCGACGCCGAGGATATCTTCAACCTGACCTGCGCGGGGGTCGAGCGGCTCTGGGCGGAGGGCTGTGATCTGGTGATCCTCGCGTGCAACACCGCCTCGGCGGCCGCGCTCAAGCGCATGCAGGAAAGCTGGATCCCGAAAGACAAGCGCGTGCTGGGCGTCTTCGTGCCGATGATCGAGGCGCTGACCGAGCGCAAATGGGGCGACAACTCGCCGCCGCGCGAGGTTGCGGTGAAACATGTGGCGCTGTTCGCCACCCCCGCGACGGTGGCCTCGCGCGCCTTCCAGCGCGAGCTTGCCTTCCGCGCGATCGGGGTCGATGTCGAGGCGCAACCCTGCGGCGGCGTCGTCGATGCGATCGAGGCGGGCGATGAGATCCTGGCCGAGGCGCTGGTGAAAAGCCATGTCGAGGCGCTCAAGCGCCGGATGCCGCACCCCGAGGCCGCAATCCTCGGCTGCACGCATTACCCCTTGATGCAAAACACCTTTCAGCAGGCGCTGGGCCCCAATGTCACGGTCTATAGCCAGGCCAATCTGGTCGCCGAGAGCCTTGCCGATTACCTCACCCGCCGGCCTGAATTCGTCGGCCCGGGCACCGTCTCGAAATTCCTCACCACCGGCGATCCGGCCTCGGTCTCGGCCCATGCGACGCAGTTCCTGCGCCGGCCGATCCGGTTCGAAGCCGCCTGA
- the argC gene encoding N-acetyl-gamma-glutamyl-phosphate reductase, protein MTKKIAILGASGYTGAELARIIATHPEMEIVALSGDRKAGMSMGEVFPHLRHLGLPDLVKIEEIDFSAVDLAFCALPHATSQAVIAELPRDLKVVDLSADFRLRDPAEYEKWYGKPHSAVELQKEAVYGLTEFYRDEIRGARLCAGTGCNAAAGQYAIRPLIEAGVIDLDEIVIDLKAGVSGAGRSLKENLLHAELAGGTMPYSAGGKHRHLGEFDQEFSLLAGRPVRIQFTPHLMPFNRGILVDAYVRGEPEAIHAALAARYAEETFLEVLPFGALPSTRSIAGSNFVHVGVIGDRIPGRAVVMVALDNLTKGSSGQAIQNANLMLGLPETAGLMLAPVFP, encoded by the coding sequence ATGACCAAGAAAATCGCCATTCTCGGCGCCTCGGGCTACACCGGCGCAGAGCTCGCCCGGATCATCGCCACCCATCCCGAAATGGAGATCGTCGCGCTTTCGGGCGATCGCAAGGCGGGGATGTCGATGGGCGAGGTGTTCCCGCATCTGCGCCATCTCGGCCTGCCCGATCTGGTGAAAATCGAGGAGATCGATTTTTCCGCCGTCGATCTGGCGTTTTGCGCGCTGCCGCATGCGACGAGCCAGGCGGTGATCGCCGAGCTGCCGCGCGACCTCAAGGTCGTCGATCTCTCGGCCGATTTCCGGCTGCGCGACCCGGCGGAATATGAAAAATGGTATGGCAAGCCGCATTCGGCGGTCGAGCTGCAGAAAGAGGCAGTTTACGGGCTGACCGAATTCTACCGCGACGAGATCCGCGGCGCGCGGCTTTGCGCGGGCACCGGCTGCAACGCGGCCGCCGGGCAATATGCGATCCGGCCGCTGATCGAGGCGGGGGTGATCGATCTTGACGAGATCGTGATCGACCTCAAGGCGGGCGTTTCGGGCGCCGGGCGCTCGCTGAAGGAAAACCTGCTCCACGCCGAGCTCGCGGGCGGCACGATGCCCTATTCGGCCGGCGGCAAGCACCGCCACCTGGGCGAATTCGATCAGGAATTCAGCCTCTTGGCGGGCCGCCCGGTGCGGATCCAGTTCACGCCGCACCTGATGCCCTTCAACCGCGGCATCCTCGTCGACGCCTATGTGCGCGGCGAGCCGGAGGCGATCCATGCGGCGCTGGCGGCGCGCTATGCCGAGGAGACCTTCCTCGAGGTGCTACCTTTCGGCGCACTCCCCTCGACACGCTCGATCGCAGGCTCCAATTTCGTCCATGTCGGTGTCATCGGCGACCGGATCCCGGGCCGGGCCGTCGTCATGGTGGCGCTCGACAACCTGACCAAGGGCTCCTCGGGGCAGGCGATCCAGAACGCCAACCTGATGCTCGGGCTGCCGGAAACCGCGGGGCTGATGCTCGCGCCGGTCTTCCCGTGA
- the ccmE gene encoding cytochrome c maturation protein CcmE encodes MKSLKKKRRIQVLAVAAVALALSTAMIGYAMRDGINFFRAPSQLSENPPKPGEVFRLGGLVEKGSIKRGAGETVTFAVTDGGATVPVRFTGVLPDLFGENQGMIGTGSMEGDTFVAKEILAKHDESYMPKEVVDALKEQGVYKDPNS; translated from the coding sequence ATGAAAAGCCTCAAGAAGAAACGTCGGATCCAGGTTCTGGCGGTGGCGGCGGTGGCGCTGGCGCTCTCGACCGCGATGATCGGTTACGCGATGCGCGACGGGATCAATTTCTTCCGCGCGCCCTCGCAGCTCTCGGAGAACCCGCCCAAACCCGGCGAGGTCTTCCGCCTCGGCGGGTTGGTCGAGAAGGGCTCGATCAAGCGCGGCGCGGGCGAGACGGTGACCTTCGCGGTCACCGATGGCGGCGCGACGGTGCCGGTGCGCTTCACCGGCGTGCTGCCCGATCTCTTCGGCGAGAATCAGGGCATGATCGGCACCGGCTCGATGGAGGGCGATACTTTCGTCGCCAAGGAGATCCTCGCCAAGCACGACGAGAGCTACATGCCCAAGGAAGTCGTCGATGCGCTGAAGGAACAGGGCGTCTACAAGGACCCGAACTCCTGA
- a CDS encoding holin-associated N-acetylmuramidase codes for MKSVREIAQEIVAREGGFVDDPDDPGGATKYGVTLATMQRLGLDLNHDGKITARDVSALSRAQAVQIFVSHYFEAPKIGALPEALQASVFDMYVNAGANAIKILQRLLNRMGQSVAVDGVIGPQTIAAAQAAAEAAPDLIADAYGIERRNYYYSLADARPASRKFATTKKGGKGGWITRAEEFIAPRFHLTEAQHKARVAKWG; via the coding sequence ATGAAATCAGTCAGAGAAATCGCGCAGGAGATCGTCGCTCGCGAGGGCGGCTTTGTCGACGACCCCGACGACCCGGGCGGGGCCACGAAATATGGCGTGACGCTGGCCACGATGCAGCGTCTCGGGCTCGACCTCAACCATGACGGCAAGATCACCGCGCGCGATGTCAGCGCGCTGAGCCGCGCGCAGGCGGTGCAGATCTTTGTGAGCCATTACTTCGAGGCGCCGAAGATCGGCGCGCTGCCCGAGGCGCTGCAGGCGAGCGTCTTCGACATGTATGTCAACGCCGGCGCGAACGCGATCAAGATCCTGCAAAGGCTGCTGAACCGGATGGGCCAGAGCGTCGCTGTGGATGGCGTGATCGGGCCGCAGACGATCGCGGCGGCGCAGGCGGCGGCGGAGGCCGCGCCCGATCTGATCGCCGATGCCTATGGGATCGAGCGGCGCAACTACTACTACAGCCTCGCCGACGCCCGCCCCGCGAGCCGCAAATTCGCGACGACGAAAAAGGGCGGCAAGGGCGGCTGGATCACCCGCGCCGAGGAATTCATCGCGCCGCGGTTTCATCTGACCGAGGCGCAGCACAAGGCGAGGGTGGCGAAATGGGGCTGA
- a CDS encoding holin family protein: MGLISKVFGGAAATTALGNAATAVAEVFVPNATKTMEASQAAYRAALDEHGAEFQHIRPGFFDRFVNGLNRMPRPMLALGTLSLFIYAMVDPAGFSERMIGLNYVPEPLWWLLGAIVSFYFGAREAHYFRTKPVPGAPATASAGAEENAALIELGARQAAS, from the coding sequence ATGGGGCTGATCAGCAAGGTGTTTGGCGGTGCGGCGGCGACGACCGCGCTCGGCAATGCGGCGACCGCGGTGGCCGAGGTCTTCGTGCCCAATGCGACGAAGACGATGGAGGCCTCGCAGGCGGCCTACCGGGCCGCGCTCGATGAGCATGGCGCCGAGTTCCAACATATCCGCCCCGGGTTTTTCGACCGCTTCGTCAATGGCTTGAACCGGATGCCCCGACCGATGCTCGCGCTCGGCACGCTCTCGCTCTTCATCTATGCGATGGTCGATCCGGCGGGGTTCTCGGAGCGGATGATCGGGCTCAACTATGTGCCCGAGCCGCTCTGGTGGCTACTCGGCGCGATCGTGAGCTTCTATTTCGGGGCCCGCGAAGCGCATTACTTTCGCACCAAGCCCGTTCCGGGCGCCCCGGCTACCGCAAGCGCCGGGGCTGAGGAGAATGCCGCGCTGATCGAACTCGGCGCGCGCCAGGCGGCAAGCTGA
- the metG gene encoding methionine--tRNA ligase, with amino-acid sequence MARHLITSAIPYINGIKHLGNLVGSQLPADLFARYLRGRGHEVMFICATDEHGTPAELAAAKAGKPVADYCAEMHDVQARIARGFRLSFDHFGRSSSAQNRVLTQHFAKVLADQGLIREVVEKQMYSIADGRFLPDRYIEGTCPNCGYDSARGDQCDNCTKQLDPVDLINPRSVISGSTELEMRDTKHLFLRQSAMKEKLAAWIDSKADWPVLTTSIAKKWLNDGDGLQDRGITRDLAWGVPAQFEGAPWEGMEGKVFYVWFDAPIEYIAATQEWADKTGGDWARWWRTDKGADEVTYTQFMGKDNVPFHTIGFPATILGVNQAEGEAWKLVDYIKSFNYLNYDGGQFSTSRGRGVFMDQALEILPSDYWRWWLLSHAPESSDAEFTWENFQSSVNKDLADVLGNFVSRITKFTRSKFGEALPEGGAWGEREEALLAELTARLADYERYMDEKEVRKAAAELRAIWVAGNEYLQSAAPWTVFKTDPAQAAAQARLALNLVRIYAILSAPFIPDATEIMLEAMQTEDRSWPTDLRAALTALPPGHAFTTPEVLFRKVSDEEREEWQTRFAGIRT; translated from the coding sequence ATGGCGCGGCATCTGATCACTTCGGCAATCCCCTATATCAACGGCATCAAGCACCTGGGCAACCTCGTCGGCTCGCAGCTCCCCGCCGACCTCTTCGCGCGCTACCTGCGCGGGCGCGGCCATGAGGTGATGTTCATCTGCGCGACCGATGAGCACGGCACCCCCGCCGAGCTCGCCGCCGCCAAGGCCGGCAAGCCCGTCGCCGACTATTGCGCCGAAATGCATGACGTTCAGGCCCGGATCGCGCGCGGCTTCCGGCTCTCCTTCGACCATTTCGGCCGCTCCTCCTCGGCGCAGAACCGGGTGCTGACCCAACATTTCGCCAAGGTGCTCGCCGATCAGGGGCTGATCCGCGAAGTCGTTGAAAAACAGATGTATTCCATCGCGGATGGGCGCTTCCTGCCGGATCGCTACATCGAGGGCACCTGCCCGAACTGCGGCTATGACTCGGCCCGCGGCGACCAATGCGACAATTGCACCAAGCAGCTCGACCCGGTCGATCTGATCAACCCGCGCTCGGTGATCTCGGGCTCGACCGAGCTCGAGATGCGCGACACCAAACACCTGTTCCTGCGCCAATCGGCGATGAAGGAGAAGCTCGCCGCCTGGATCGACAGCAAGGCCGACTGGCCGGTGCTGACCACCTCGATCGCGAAGAAATGGCTCAACGACGGCGACGGGCTGCAAGACCGCGGCATCACCCGCGACCTCGCCTGGGGCGTACCCGCGCAATTCGAGGGCGCGCCCTGGGAGGGCATGGAGGGCAAGGTCTTCTACGTCTGGTTCGATGCGCCGATCGAATATATCGCCGCGACGCAGGAATGGGCCGACAAGACGGGCGGCGACTGGGCGCGCTGGTGGCGCACCGACAAGGGTGCGGACGAGGTGACCTACACCCAGTTCATGGGCAAGGACAACGTGCCCTTCCACACGATCGGCTTCCCCGCGACGATCCTCGGCGTCAATCAGGCCGAGGGCGAGGCCTGGAAGCTCGTCGATTACATCAAGTCGTTCAACTACCTGAACTATGATGGCGGCCAGTTCTCGACCTCGCGCGGGCGCGGCGTTTTCATGGATCAGGCGCTCGAGATCCTGCCCTCGGATTACTGGCGCTGGTGGCTGCTCAGCCATGCGCCGGAAAGCTCGGATGCCGAGTTCACCTGGGAGAATTTCCAGAGCTCGGTGAACAAGGATCTGGCCGATGTGCTGGGCAATTTCGTGAGCCGCATCACCAAATTCACCCGCTCGAAATTCGGCGAAGCGCTGCCCGAGGGCGGCGCCTGGGGTGAGCGGGAGGAGGCTCTCCTGGCCGAACTGACCGCGCGGCTGGCGGATTACGAGCGCTACATGGATGAAAAAGAGGTCCGCAAGGCGGCGGCGGAGCTGCGCGCGATCTGGGTCGCGGGGAATGAATATCTGCAATCGGCCGCGCCCTGGACGGTGTTCAAGACCGACCCGGCCCAGGCGGCCGCGCAGGCCCGCCTCGCCCTCAACCTCGTTCGGATCTACGCGATCCTGTCGGCGCCCTTCATTCCCGACGCGACCGAGATCATGCTGGAGGCGATGCAAACCGAGGATCGCAGCTGGCCCACCGACCTGCGCGCCGCGCTCACCGCCCTCCCCCCGGGCCATGCCTTCACCACGCCCGAGGTGCTCTTCCGCAAGGTCTCCGACGAAGAGCGCGAGGAGTGGCAAACCCGTTTCGCCGGCATCCGCACCTGA
- a CDS encoding SDR family NAD(P)-dependent oxidoreductase, whose product MTILITGANRGIGEALYAHYRDAGAAVFGTARAPQGELLPLDVTEPASAKALARRLNGLPIGLLVCNAGIYPDKGQTLDEGYRAALWAQGFATNVTGVFLTIQALLPNLRAAKGKIAIISSAMASDANAPGGSYIYRASKAAALNLGRNLARDLAADGISVGIYHPGWVQTAMGGPGAEITPEQSAAGLAARFAALSPATSGCFEGYDGAPCPF is encoded by the coding sequence ATGACCATTCTGATCACCGGGGCCAACCGCGGCATCGGCGAGGCCCTTTACGCGCATTACCGTGACGCCGGCGCGGCCGTTTTCGGCACCGCGCGCGCCCCGCAGGGCGAACTTTTGCCGCTCGATGTGACCGAGCCCGCCTCGGCCAAGGCGCTGGCGCGGCGGCTCAACGGGCTGCCGATCGGGCTTTTGGTGTGCAACGCCGGGATCTACCCCGACAAGGGCCAGACGCTCGACGAGGGCTATCGCGCCGCGCTCTGGGCGCAGGGCTTTGCCACCAATGTCACCGGCGTCTTCCTGACCATTCAGGCGCTCTTGCCGAACCTGCGCGCCGCGAAGGGCAAGATCGCGATCATCTCCTCGGCGATGGCCTCGGATGCGAACGCCCCGGGCGGCAGCTATATCTACCGCGCCTCGAAGGCGGCGGCGCTGAACCTTGGGCGCAACCTCGCGCGTGATCTGGCGGCCGACGGGATCTCGGTCGGCATCTATCACCCCGGCTGGGTGCAGACCGCGATGGGCGGGCCCGGCGCCGAGATCACCCCCGAACAATCGGCCGCGGGGCTCGCCGCACGGTTTGCCGCGCTCAGCCCGGCCACGAGCGGCTGCTTCGAGGGCTATGACGGCGCGCCCTGCCCGTTCTGA
- a CDS encoding DUF1178 family protein, with protein sequence MIRYTLKCDAGHSFESWFKSADAYEALSAEGLVSCAVCGSGRVEKALMTPQLRPQGAATEAPLAPKTEVEEALAAMRREIEANSDYVGLNFAAEARAMHSGAAPERAIHGEARPEEARALLEEGVPVLPLPFLPTRKVN encoded by the coding sequence ATGATCCGTTACACGCTGAAATGCGATGCCGGCCACAGTTTCGAGAGCTGGTTCAAATCCGCCGACGCCTATGAGGCGCTCTCGGCGGAGGGGTTGGTGAGCTGTGCGGTTTGCGGCTCGGGGCGGGTCGAGAAGGCGCTGATGACCCCGCAGCTGCGCCCGCAAGGCGCCGCCACCGAGGCGCCGCTTGCGCCGAAAACCGAGGTCGAGGAGGCGCTCGCCGCGATGCGCCGCGAGATCGAGGCGAACTCCGATTATGTCGGGCTGAACTTCGCCGCCGAGGCGCGCGCGATGCATTCCGGCGCGGCGCCCGAGCGCGCGATCCATGGCGAGGCCCGCCCCGAGGAGGCGCGCGCGCTTCTGGAGGAGGGGGTGCCGGTCCTGCCGCTGCCGTTTTTGCCCACCCGCAAGGTGAATTAA
- a CDS encoding NUDIX hydrolase: MEHKLALLRAAEGAEPVQFGALCTRRKAGAVEVLLITSRDTGRWVVPKGWAMPGRSGAEAAVIEAWEEAGVVGALGGPSTGSFVYQKMLGIGLSMPCRVQLYPVRVERLAADWPEKGQRRRKWFRVQKAAKLVREPELAALLRALAR; this comes from the coding sequence ATGGAGCACAAACTTGCTCTTCTGCGCGCCGCAGAAGGGGCCGAGCCGGTTCAATTCGGCGCGCTCTGCACCCGCCGCAAGGCGGGCGCGGTGGAGGTCTTGCTGATCACCTCGCGCGATACCGGGCGCTGGGTGGTGCCGAAGGGCTGGGCGATGCCGGGGCGATCGGGCGCCGAAGCGGCGGTGATCGAGGCCTGGGAGGAAGCGGGCGTGGTCGGCGCGCTTGGCGGCCCCTCGACGGGCAGTTTCGTCTATCAGAAGATGCTCGGGATCGGGCTTTCCATGCCCTGCCGGGTGCAGCTCTACCCGGTGCGCGTCGAGCGGCTCGCCGCCGATTGGCCGGAAAAGGGCCAGCGGCGGCGCAAATGGTTCCGCGTGCAGAAGGCCGCCAAGCTCGTGCGCGAGCCCGAGCTCGCGGCGCTCTTGCGCGCGCTGGCGCGTTGA
- a CDS encoding 3-deoxy-D-manno-octulosonic acid transferase, with protein MLPYRLLLALALPLLLMRLVWRVLRGVESRADLAERLGGGAASAPGALWLHAASNGELASARPLIEALLRRAPGRRLLITTNTLTARALAQGWAELRIEARLAPLDARWMLTRFLARHRPAALIVVENELWPNRLVMAQARGVPVFAVGARISARSARRWRKIGLGRRMMRALTALSAQDPASEAEFRALGLPAKRCLPRLNLKTAVAAPAPAEVLEWPRAATVLAASTHAGEEVLILRAFARARAARPGLRLILAPRHPRRAAEVAGAIRAAGLAFAQRSAGEPPEAPVYLADTMGEMANWYASAGICIIGGTFAPKGGHTPFEPAAYGCALVHGPSVENHAEAFGALDAAGGAWAVAPEALGPRLIELDARQQATLARAASAALAALGSHDGPNALAREILEKI; from the coding sequence ATGCTCCCCTATCGCCTTCTCCTCGCCCTTGCTTTGCCCCTTCTGCTGATGCGGCTCGTCTGGCGCGTCCTGCGCGGGGTGGAGAGCCGCGCCGATCTGGCCGAGCGGCTCGGCGGCGGGGCGGCGAGTGCGCCGGGCGCGCTTTGGCTCCATGCCGCCTCGAATGGTGAGCTGGCCTCGGCGCGGCCCTTGATCGAGGCGCTCTTGCGGCGCGCGCCCGGGCGGCGGCTCTTGATCACCACCAACACCCTCACCGCCCGCGCGCTGGCGCAAGGCTGGGCCGAGCTGCGGATCGAGGCACGGCTCGCGCCGCTCGATGCGCGCTGGATGCTCACGCGGTTTCTTGCCCGCCACCGGCCCGCGGCGCTGATCGTGGTCGAGAATGAGCTCTGGCCGAACCGGCTCGTGATGGCGCAGGCGCGGGGCGTGCCGGTCTTTGCGGTCGGCGCGCGGATCTCGGCGCGTTCGGCGCGGCGCTGGCGCAAGATCGGGCTCGGGCGGCGGATGATGCGGGCGCTCACCGCGCTTTCCGCCCAAGACCCGGCCTCGGAGGCCGAGTTCCGCGCACTCGGCCTGCCCGCGAAGCGCTGCCTGCCGCGGCTCAACCTCAAGACCGCCGTAGCGGCGCCCGCGCCCGCCGAGGTGCTGGAGTGGCCGCGCGCCGCGACGGTGCTCGCGGCGTCGACCCATGCGGGCGAGGAGGTGCTGATCCTGCGCGCCTTCGCCCGCGCCCGCGCCGCACGGCCGGGGCTGCGGCTGATCCTCGCGCCGCGCCACCCGCGCCGCGCCGCCGAGGTCGCGGGCGCGATTCGTGCGGCGGGGCTCGCCTTTGCGCAGCGCTCCGCCGGCGAGCCCCCCGAGGCGCCGGTCTATCTCGCCGATACGATGGGCGAGATGGCGAATTGGTATGCCTCGGCCGGGATCTGCATCATCGGCGGCACCTTTGCCCCCAAAGGCGGGCACACGCCCTTCGAGCCCGCCGCCTATGGCTGCGCGCTCGTCCACGGCCCCTCGGTCGAGAACCACGCCGAGGCCTTTGGCGCGCTCGATGCGGCGGGCGGGGCCTGGGCGGTGGCGCCCGAGGCGCTCGGGCCGCGGCTGATCGAGCTCGACGCGCGCCAGCAGGCGACGCTTGCCCGCGCGGCCTCGGCGGCGCTCGCCGCGCTTGGCTCGCACGACGGGCCGAACGCGCTCGCGCGCGAGATTCTCGAAAAGATCTGA